Proteins encoded in a region of the Zea mays cultivar B73 chromosome 4, Zm-B73-REFERENCE-NAM-5.0, whole genome shotgun sequence genome:
- the LOC100502163 gene encoding uncharacterized protein LOC100502163, which produces MPPKTRIFCDILASRAAFFRWAGHRHLGHEHSPYSWNLFVDILGKNRLFEPMWDTVKSMHSQQLLSLATFASVFSSLAATPGGSPLKAFMDMPRYGMTRDTAALNSLLSALCRANRFDDARAAIPVAALRLARARMPTPTPSSSRAASLPPTCGLRARCSTKWCAPLALILTTCLPMTPSSLRWFQATPPRRHQKQWGT; this is translated from the coding sequence ATGCCCCCCAAGACCCGTATCTTCTGCGATATCCTGGCCTCCCGCGCCGCTTTCTTTCGCTGGGCGGGACACCGGCACCTCGGCCACGAGCACTCGCCCTACTCGTGGAACCTCTTCGTTGACATCCTCGGTAAAAATCGCCTCTTCGAGCCCATGTGGGACACTGTCAAATCCATGCACTCGCAGCAGCTGCTCTCGCTCGCCACTTTCGCCTCCGTATTCTCCTCTCTGGCGGCGACCCCCGGCGGTTCCCCGCTGAAGGCGTTCATGGACATGCCGCGCTACGGCATGACCCGCGACACGGCAGCGCTCAACTCGCTGCTCTCCGCGCTCTGCCGTGCCAACCGCTTCGACGACGCCCGCGCCGCGATCCCTGTAGCCGCGCTGAGGCTGGCACGCGCCCGGATGCCGACTCCTACGCCATCCTCCTCGAGGGCTGCGAGTCTGCCTCCGACCTGCGGGTTGCGCGCGAGGTGTTCGACGAAATGGTGCGCGCCATTGGCTTTGATCCTGACAACATGCCTGCCTATGACTCCTTCCTCACTACGCTGGTTTCAAGCGACTCCTCCACGGCGCCACCAGAAGCAATGGGGTACCTAA